CCGGCGGGGCAGTGGTAGTGGTAGTGCGCATCATTCCGGCCCTGCTGCCTTTTCCCGGCCCTTTCCTTCCAAGAATCATTGGACAAGATCGTGAGAGCTAGCTAGCTTTTACGCCCGGCAAGCAGCTGTCTCTGTCGGCCGGCCACGCCTGTTAGCCTCGCCGCCGTCGCCGTTGCTGTCAATAACTAACGCAACGCtgctgcagcagcagcaggccaggTACGGACGGCTTCCGACAATAATTCTCTCTCGATCGGTGACCACCGCGGCCGCCACAACAGAAGGCGTCCACGAGGAAAGCCAAATCTTCCACAAATGCGTGCCTGCCGCGCGCGCACAGGAAATCTAGCAGTTAGGCCCAAACATTCCGTTGCTGACTGACTGGTGCTGACAGGCGTATGTACCACCAACTACCAATGGAGAGTAGTATGAATATAACGAAGAATATATATCCACAGCTTTGACCCTTATTTTacttgttttttttttctttctaaatTAATGAAATGCAAGTATTAGAGTAATCTCTGTGTGATTGCATTGGCAAGAAGAAAGGGACCGGCCGGAATTATTGGGTGCGCAGAGATACGTACTACTTATTACTATTAGCAAACTATACTGAATTAATCAGACAAAGTTGGTTCAATATGGATCCAGACAAATAATATATTTTGAATATTTCTTCAGTCCAGAATGATTGGTATATTGATGCCAAGAAGAATGCAACGCAATGATCTGCGCTGCGCGGGGCGCGGCCCATACTGTGGTGTGCCTGAGCTAGATCGGCGTGCAGTGCAAGCACGAGGCGACCTCTGTCCAACGTACAGAGACAGCCAGCATAGCAAGCTCGAGCATAGCGAGAAGCTAATAAGCTGCACGGGTGTTCTACTGCTGAGCATATAAGCCAAGCGCTACACAGCATGGCCACACGGGCGCAGTATGTAGGGAAGCATCTTTTGCCCTAGAGATCAGCTCCCATGCTGCGCTTAATTAATCAAAGTAGCAATAATACAAGCTAAGTATCATAATTTTCGTAAAAAAGCTACAAGCATCATATGTGATATGTGCAGTAAATTTAATAGGAGAGTTGCACTTTTGTCGTACGTGTTAGAACATGCATGTACAGTGTACCGTGAAGTGCTGAAGTAGCATTGCAATTCAAAATGTacgggctagtttgggagccacaaaTTTGGAAGAGATTGGAGGAACTAAAATCACcttcttattcaaaattgaataaaaagGATATTTTTGTCACTCTAATCAACTCCGGTTTTGTGACTCCCAAACTAACCCTACGAGTATAAAATGTACCTTAGATTACTCGCACGCACCGTACTAAGTTACTAGTTGGGGAAAATATTTATACCCGTTAGGGCTTGTTCTGTTAGAGTGGTTTGAGGAGGATTAAATCCTTTACTTGTCAAAATTAATTAGAAAGGGGTTTAATACCTTTTAATCCTCATACAACCGAATAAAACCTTATAGACTAGTTTGACTATACTTAGATCCTGTTTAATTAAATCCCATGTCCTAAAGTCTAGTTGGCTAAAGTTAAATACTTAAATTTAGATAATTTTATTAGCTCATTTTTTGACCCATTGACTTTTGTGAGGTAGGAAGAACTTTTAGACGTCACTTTAGACAAATAATTCAAGTGGTCTAAAGTTTAGTAGCTAACTTTAGGCGTGAAATCGAAACAGTATCTTAGTGTTCATGCGATTTTTTTCTACCCTTACAACGATTTTTCCTCTTTATTTTCTTCATTTCCACTTTCTTATATGTTCTAAATAACTTGCATGAAAGAGAATAAGAGTAAGATTCGTTTGAAAATCTTCTTAACACACCTCTAGTTTCAGTTAATGACAACTTATGCTAGATTTACCTAGATTTGTGCTAGAGTTTCTGTAACCAAATTTCTAGTTACAGTCAAAAAAGGTGAAAAAGGTCCCTTCATGCTTGTCAAATTTGTGAGTATGTTACAAGAAAATATTATGGTGCAAGAGTTCTACTATAAGATTAAAGATGTTACCAGAATTGAGTGTAATATTCATTTTTTACTCTTGAATTAAAGTTATGACAGTTGTACCTAGAAATTAGATCAAAATAGTTACTGAAACTCTAAACAAGTCCAAGAGTAAATCTAGCATAAGTAGATATTAACTGAAATTGGAGGTGTGTTGAAAAGATTTTCACCCGAATCTTAATCTTATTCTCTTTCATATGAAAATGCATAATATAAAAAGCACTTATTTTGAGATTGAAGGATGTAGTACTTCATCGGTTCCAAAATATAATTTGTTTCACTTTTTCAACCCCAACtttgaccactcgtcttattAAAATAAATTATGAACAAAACTAAAAAGATTAAGTCATATGTAAAGTATATTTGGTTATAAACAGAACTGCAATAAATTCTTTTGTTTTTTCCACAATTTTTTAATAAGAGGAGTGATCAAAGTTAGGATTAAAAAAGTCGAACGAATTATAAATTGAAACAGAGAGAGTATTATTTAACTTTGTTAAAAATATATTGATTTTTTGTTCAGACCCTAATCGATCACTATCATGATACCAAGCCTTCTAGTAGAAAATGTAGGAAATACTAGCTAGTGTTGGCTTTTATGAGCTTCAAGCGGAAACTATATATAGAGAGATAGCCTTTTCCTAGTAAATGGACTTTAGTAATAAATAAGAAAAAATGTTAATCAGTGCAGACACAGCACTTGACTATACAATATGCATGCATCCTGACACAAGAAAATATCATGAATTTCAGCTTGCACGATTAATGACATTGTAAGGAGAATATTGCTTTGCAAAAAGAGAAAAGGTAATAAAAAATAGGAGGGGAGTGAAGCAAATTAAGCTGCAATTCACGCCCTCATTATAAGCTAGCTACAAACATCCTTATTGGTTCTATCACCAGAAACTATACTTAATCCAACAAAGATTATCCAACTACAAAGCAAGGGAAAACCAACAGGAACACCAACCCCCACCACGACCAAAGGGGTCATCACATGCGTCCAACTCGCACTCTAGCTTACTCCATTAGTCAGAGAAAGACGCCTCTCTCTCACCCAAGGTCCCTTCGGATGATGAAAGCTAGCTAAGAAGCTAGCCAGCTTTATCCATGCATGAACTCACTCATGCGACTCAGTTGATAACTTGCATTGATTGCTACTACGCTATATAACGATGACCTTACTCTTCTCTCACTGCATCTGCTTGATCAAGTCTCTTGCTTACTGTGCGCGAGCTTATGCCTTGTTTATAAGCTCGACCGATGGGTCGGTCATGGCATCCTGCCTCCGTTGAAGGACGAGGCCGACTTCATCTCGGCCTCCAGGGAGCTCATATCGCTGCTGCTTTGGTGGTCTCCTCTAGGTGTCGATATCCCGCGCACGATGCCTCCTCCGCCGACGCCAAGGAAGTCCCGCGTCATGTCTCCGCCACCATGGCCGAACTTCACCTCGTGCTCCATGTCACACAGCTGCCTCGGATCAAACATCCCCGGGCCTCCGGCGCCGTTGCTGCTGCCGAACATTCCTCCGGCGCCGACACCACCTCCAGCGAGCGAGTTCATCAGGTCGTTTAGGTTCGCGTCGCTCTGTTCCATGTGCGGCGTCGCCGGCCGCACGTGAGGGGATGAGCCCACGAAGCCTCGGAACATGGATGCAGCGCCGCCGTTCGCGCTCGAGGTCGCGCCCATCTGCGCCGCCTTCTGGAGCAGAGCTGTCGCCGACATCTGCGGCAGCATGGAGGCTTGATCGCTGTAGAGCCCGGGCGGTGGAACTTGATCTCCACCACCAACGAAGTTTCCGCCGAAAATCCCAGCCTCCGAAGCTTCCGAACCCCCGCCGCCTCCACCTGCTCCGCCGTTGAAGTGGTCATTATTGTTCATGAGCCCCTGGCTTGCATGCTCGTGACTGGACCCCGAGCTGTTGCCATTGTTAGCAAAGAAACTCAGGTTGAAGAGGCTGGGGCCTGAGCCGCCGGGCCCCCCAGCACCGTTGCCTTGGAGGTCGGGCAGCTGCATGAGTCCATGGAAAGGCTTGTTGCCCTGCAGGAACGAGTGCGGGCCATTGCCCACGTCGTCCCCAAAGTCCGGCCCCACCGAAGCCCCCGCGTTGAGGAAGAAGGAAGCCGACGACGGCGGACCCTGCGGCGGGCGGAAGGCGGATGCACCGTTGGGCGACAGGAGGTGGTCGAGGCGCGCGGcgatgctgctgccgccgccggccGTGGCGCCGAGTCGGAGGAGCTCCGCGgacgggtggtggtggtggccatCCTGGAGAGTGGAGGTGAGGTGGGAGCCCACCTGCGAGAGgctgagcgccatgttgcccgtgCTGGTGGCGC
This portion of the Zea mays cultivar B73 chromosome 2, Zm-B73-REFERENCE-NAM-5.0, whole genome shotgun sequence genome encodes:
- the LOC542199 gene encoding protein indeterminate-domain 5, chloroplastic isoform X1; this translates as MASNSSAAFFGVRDGDQQDQIKPLISPQQQLAAALPGVAGGVPAASGQGAPPAQPPPKKKRTMPDPDAEVIALSPKTLMATNRFVCEVCNKGFQREQNLQLHRRGHNLPWKLKQKNPLQAQRRRVYLCPEPTCVHHDPARALGDLTGIKKHFCRKHGEKKWKCDKCSKRYAVQSDWKAHSKICGTREYRCDCGTLFSRRDSFITHRAFCDALAQESARLPPTSLSSLTSHLYGATSTGNMALSLSQVGSHLTSTLQDGHHHHPSAELLRLGATAGGGSSIAARLDHLLSPNGASAFRPPQGPPSSASFFLNAGASVGPDFGDDVGNGPHSFLQGNKPFHGLMQLPDLQGNGAGGPGGSGPSLFNLSFFANNGNSSGSSHEHASQGLMNNNDHFNGGAGGGGGGSEASEAGIFGGNFVGGGDQVPPPGLYSDQASMLPQMSATALLQKAAQMGATSSANGGAASMFRGFVGSSPHVRPATPHMEQSDANLNDLMNSLAGGGVGAGGMFGSSNGAGGPGMFDPRQLCDMEHEVKFGHGGGDMTRDFLGVGGGGIVRGISTPRGDHQSSSDMSSLEAEMKSASSFNGGRMP